The Lytechinus variegatus isolate NC3 chromosome 11, Lvar_3.0, whole genome shotgun sequence genome contains the following window.
gttttccagctgcttgtatattcattaacatgttgtttaatactgttcaatttttattcattttctaattgatatcaaatgttAAATGATGATTGAATTAATTGCTAATTGTTCacataatgtttattatttcatgtttgtaactCTAAGTGTTAGATATATTTACTAACTAATTTTTAGTTTTacaattttccatcaaattgaatagctcaaggaagaagtttatcaaatttgaacagaattgaCACTTCTTGGAATCCCATTAATGATTTTCAATCTTCATAAAGAATAACccacttgaaattattttttgaatattcaatgcACTGCCTGCTGACGTTAGAAAACtcaattgatttcaaaattcacatgtTGCGCCAGCACAGTCAATAACCATCATCCCAGCACGCGCACACAAGTCATGCATTACCCAACAGAGTCACAACAAGCAGTCAATCACCGGAACACACATCGAAGTATAgctatcactcaccaaaaaacccgccgaaatacaaatttacgtcACTAAAATAGATTTTTCTGCGCCATATTTCCAAAGCACGCGACGGATAGTTCAGATTCAAGAagcggggtccccgaaaatgcactaaaaacgAAGAAATCTGTGATCTTCCCCGAGttttcaaactttattttcttgctaatttatgatggtatcttcaaaattccaatagaaaaccaaatcagattttttttctttcttgcagttACGGTgatatcggactttgcaattgtttttgaagttgcgagagagatccCAAAGCAAATAAGAGCAAATCGCTcgccaattttgtgatttttttcgctattcagcagccataaaaatagtaaatatcaagaaaattgatgctgcaatgAAAAAGGGAACATCTAAAAAGGaacatcatgatttttttttttttttagccaatttttgaaaatagtaaatTTCCATGCAGCGGCCAAAATAGATGTGCGCGAGGatgatcaactactttctttttttacttggccaaATAgtaatacctgtctatgtattgcatgtgtaaagtttgtgctcgttgcgtatcttcttttactagaatcgcacAAATATACGGGTgtgcagacttgggagaccgcgcagacatgggggaactgaccattaCAAACAATACGGTACGCgcgggagagtaggcgcagtgtccatgGAACGGTAGATAAGAATCAAATTTAGAAAAAGAAGTGGAAGAGATAAAACAAATTAGTAGAATTTAACACATTGTTTTGACTAGACCAGAACCCCGCCGAAAAACAGTAGTTCATaccaagaaatccgataggaaacggcttCGCAGTGCAGGGAATGCGGGGCACAGCGGGAAACGGGGATTCCGGGCAACTACCCCGCCGCAGCGGCAGGCGCAGCCACGTAGACTCCGTCATGACCGCCGTGGCCCTCGGTATGACACAGTGCAATCAACACACACCGCAACACTCAACGCTCAGTCGAACTACCGGTACGTAAATTAtaaatagatcatgtagataGAGGTGAAATTTCGCAAATAAATAAACCCAAAATCACTTACCCATATGAGCAAGCTCTCACATAACTCATCGTCTGCCATTCTAGGCATCTGAAATGGTaggaacaacaacaacaggggCAGAGataattaaaaatgtaaataaccCGGTACTTTCATCACATCACAGAAGGCGTTCACAATTGATCGGTCGACTCCAGAAAACTGACTGTTTCGTACCGTAAGTGGCGTTCTTCAAGAAAGGGCAGAGTTATCAGAAAGGGGTATAGGTAGTTCACAGTCTGTGCATGTGACGTGCGAgacgaaaagtttgttgtataataggtctttcccgtccaatttcatcagTTGCATTTGAATTAATCAATAGGCGTTCAAGTTCGAAAGAATTTTATCAACCCTCTGCACACATtgtgcattttcatttattcagcaTTCGATTCCGTTTTATATAATTCGTTTAGATGTGGTAGAAACCAGTAGAAATTCGAATTCGAGAGAAAAATTCGTTCTAATTAAGTTGTCCTTTAATTTCGTGCCGACGAAATGGTCTttacaggtcaagtccactctagaaaaaatgttaaatttaatcaaaattaaaaaattcaacaagaataacggtgaaaatttgatcaaaattggattaaaataagaaatttacgacaattcaaagtttcgcttatatgaaaaaaaaaaagtttcagtaTGCACAACTCAGGGACATGCATATGGTTTCCCTGActcacaatttattttattttttttttaattatgcaatTTTCACCTGTTAATTAATTcacaataaggatcaacttgactgaactataaaatgttaaaacagtgtgttttgtgaaattaagcgaaacttaaaaatgtcatatgactttcttattttacatccgattttgataaaatttattcttgtttaattttttttctttttatttaaatcaactttttgctggagtggacttgtcctttaaatttttCGCgcaatacaattttttaaacgtCCAAATTCagttaaaatgtttttttttatttgtgtgtgtgtttaaaaCGTTGTTCTTTCCCAAACTTTATCTTCTCTATCTAGTATATATATGCCTAGCTATTAATTTTGGAAcccttgttggaatgctccccatgGAGTGGAGATGGTGCATATAATTATGCATGctggcatgcaaggatccgatggaATGTTGGTTTCCAGGGGGTGCTACCTATGGCGAGCTCTCCCCCAGGGTTATGAGCAGAGGTAAGAAAAGTGAGAAGCGaagggtaaaaagaaaaaaggaaaacatcGAAAAAGAATGAGTCATTCTTTTTCgatgttttccttttttcttttcagacgTACCTGGAAAACTGCTCATCGGAAGGGGTAGgaaatgacaagcaaaatacTGAATAAAAATAAGGTCAATGGGTCATCATCATTTCTGAAagcttttttaaatcaaatagaaAGTTAGTGaaggtttaaggaaaatccatcaaagattaaacaAATTAACCTAATCTTaagttttttatttgtgacgtcataatgcgAGCAGATTCACACTAATCATAAATTGCAAATATCACTAAATAcccttttctaaaaaaaaactgatcTAATGTACCTTAATTATAATATCAACagataaataatttcatatccgCCCATAAGAAATTCAAACAATTTGATGTTTTGCATTTTATACATATAACATATGGGACAGCTGCTGCTATATATGACATGTAggcatcacaaataaaaaaatacttcaaattatacagatcttagatttagatttattcattttccgttcacaaagcacaacaaaatcaaagtaacaatacatagtcaaattgGAAGTACAATATCAATATAGGAATAATGCATAACTTTGactataataactatataaaacagaacggaggggcttgccaagaaaagcaaagcttgtatggGAGGCAAGCCCCTGTAACTTAGTTTCAATTTTAGAGACAACATTACAAAACTGTAGTATAAAGGAGAGACggaagcagtggcgtaccgtgggtcacagcatgggggcaccagcaaaaattttgagtcacttagattgccagatatatactgacctaatagagatattttaaggaaaatgccattaaacggatatgtatctcacagTACAATGATCACGTAAtgaaattcagacctaaaaagggaaattataaacaaatttttgtaatcatatatacataggggaaggcggggtaattTGAGCatataggggcaagttgagccaccagccccaggccaataatgaatgagtcagacattgtggtggtgtcatgtgaTTGATgtcccatagcataacccctataaccccaccatattgtttccaactttgaaacaaaaactaatttttttagagggaaaaatatgaatttcagccaaaaaagtaaaaaagagtgtgaaatagataagtgctttataaacacacaagtctttaaatataataaagacatgataacaacaacaggtatggatcttcattcttgtcatagtcttttatatgatggatgcataataaatgtgtggatacaaaattatcgcgctaagttcggactggggtaagttgagccaaagagcatggggcaagttgagccatggtaattcctatggtaatgtatcttaaaaaacaaacaaaccataaaaatcgattgaaatgcaggctgaaaggagcaaatttacttgactgctcttttccttttacaggatgttagtatttatagagaattagcaagtgaaaagactttaaacaaaaaattgacatgctggttctcccccatacatagtttttgtggctcaacttaccccagaaggtggctcaaacttacccccatatatatggggcaagttgagccatttgacatcgtttttttcaaaggtcacaatgactttcagtgtggggatagaaagttatatataggtggaaaatattccagaagaattaaatttcaaggcaaggtacttatttcgacaagattattaatcatatcaattctaacatgccaaaagcaaaaactgtcaaaaCTTCATACCCCGCCTTTCcctacctgtctcgctaaacataCAATGACTAGAAACTGATTGACTCCAAACAGGCGCCATAATTCGAGTCAAATTTGACTCCTCAGACACGAGAGTATACATGAACtgttcactctaaaaaatgaagtgctaatttagctcttaaagagcgtgtatagtgacagcacttcggagtgctgatttgtctagttcaaatttgaactagacaaatcagcactccgaagtgcagtcactacacatgctctttaagagctaaattagcacttcattttttagagtgttgttATCCCAAATGAAAAACCTTTGCAGTAACGAGTACATCTGGATGACAATCACGGTTTCACCGTTatgctttttttctctctccccctctctctctttttaggACGGACAGATATACATCAATTTGCCCTTATAATCGCAAGCATTGTGCTTTAGGTCTCTCAGAACCACATCCATGTTAATGTTTCAAATCATATTCTTGATTGGAATAAGAATGACTTTGTTCTAATTCGAGTCTATTAGAAATATGATACAATTTTATATATTCGTTTGATATATTTGTTAATAGGTTTTTCTGGGTACATAAATTATACAGAAAGTTTCACTCTAAattgccaaaaaaaataatagctaaTATTAATCCAGATTGACTGTCGGTATATATACCGACAGTCAATCTGGATTATATATATGAACCAATCGAATTCTGAGTTTATTTTTTAACCCtcctttgaaaattaaaaaaatactggaaaacataattatacttGCATGTTGGTATTGCATGTTCAAGAGAGCAATCATCATTAGTATTAcgatttttatctatattttagatatatttcttGCCCCTCTCCCCCACCactctcttcctttcccctctcctccctccctctctccccctctctccctccccctctccctccccctctctctgagTTGGTAATACAACGATGAACATTTATTACGAATCAATTATACTCCTGATGTTATGATATAGAAATCAATTgtttatcgtcatcattattgttattatcaggCGGTGGAATGAAGCTGTGCCGAGCTTTGAAAATCTTCCAAATATTTTTCCGCCAAATGCCCGGGCCTCACACACATCCACTTAAACTTTGTTCAGACATGCATGCGCAGCCACACACAATACACTCCAAATCGACCAATGATTATGTCATTTGATTGGTCTggggccgttgcagaaagagttgcgtttaaacgcaagccaaaaaaaattaacgCAAATCCCaaatgcgcgttgttgattgattaaaaatcaagttacgcatgatttttagagttgcgattgattgcaactctttaatctgcaacgggcccctaaGAATCGGTTTCGTTGGCGTGACTATGGCATATGTTGCAAACGTAATTCCTGCATTGACACATTAATTCTGCCTCCTATTCATTAAagataattttatcatttttatttcataaatcaaataataacaCAAATCATTTCTCAGCAGAATTAATTAAAGAAAGCGATAAGGCATCAATCCGCGCGCCCGAATTATGAATCAAGAATAGCACTGAAAATTCCGTCAATATCGGGTGTACTACAACCATTCTTccttaatttgaaaaaaaagacgtATTAGAGACTTtagtttttaatgtgattatatTTTGCTAATTGATTTATTCTTCAAGCATGTCCAGGTCAATTttcatggaaagaaaaaaacactgaTCCAGCGGCAAATATAATGATACTTCGTTCTTATTATACGGTATATCTAATTAAGGTTATCTTTTCAGCATTATCTTTGTTcgattttcttcatttattcaacactgtaaaaactgcggtgttaaaactgacaccaattggtgttaatagaggaccacaccctaaggtgttaaaattacaccctagagattaaacataacaccaaagagtgtaaatgaaacaacaaaaggtgttgtaataacacctataggggtaaaactaacaccaccaatttaacaccggtgtaaataactggtgtggtcctctatgtacaccaggtaacaccacagtttttgctgtgaaataACATGCAGACTTGGATTTTTAAAACCTGTGCTAAGTATTTGTAAAGAGcaaataatgtgaaatatacTCGAGTATCGTTTAATATTCCAATCTTATTGAAGTGTATGGTTTtccgattgatttttttttctcatcagcGGATTCGTTttggaaatttgaaatatagGGTCGTGTGGttcagtggttagagcattggactcataatcgcaaggtagtgagttcgaatcccaactctgccattgtctccactttgataaaaggcccaagagtgatatctgtcgtctattacgccactcactatgactgattaacctagacgtaaatgcttccaaggtaattggttatataccagcttggcgtttaccaacAAAAATGCTGTCTTGCCGAGTTCTTActggagttaccacaaacagaaacaaacagaAATGGATCATATCATGGCCGTAAGCtgcgggggggagggggctggggTGAGGGACAAGGGGGCAGTTACCCcaataaattattaaaattcgTTTTTTTACCGAAAATTCCACAAGTGCTCACTAAATTCTCAAATTTCACTTTGGAAATGCAACGGTGCCCCTATGCGTCTTGCTCAtgcttgcccccccccagaaaaaaaaaaaatctgcgtaCGGCCATGTAACGTATGTATACAACCCTCTCTTAGTGGTGTTTTCTTTATGTTTCTTTGACAAAGATTATTTGCACACTTTATCTCATATATTCCCagaaaaacatagaaagtgcAAAGCTAAACATAAGGAATATAATCCTGAAAACTCTGCCTATAATACCATGAAATAAGGCTTTCCCTTTCTAGTTGCCTCCTCATTCATTTATGCATCATGTACACTcgtttttttattcaactgttTCCCATGCAGATTTTATCATTGCAGTATTCCCATTTAATGTATGCTTCCATTATAATCTAGTAATGAATGGGCATCGGAAGAGCGCGGCATCCTCCTTATAGGGATATTTaaccccaaacaaaaaaaaaacacaaaaagacTTTAGGTGCAAATATAAGATAAACCAGATGAATCGCTTGTATAGACGCACTCTGGCAACCCTCCGTCGTCCGAGTTGACCGGAGTAGCTGCTGCAGGGGGACTACCACCACCTGGCATGCCTGGCGACTCTCCAGCGTTGGGAGATTCACCAAAAGAACTCTCATCGTTGCTGATCCATGATAATGTGCCAAAGTTGCCCGGATCTGGAGTGGGGCTACCACCTTGCGGTAACTCTCCAGGATTATTATCAAATTCAGCGCTGACCCATGATGATAATATCCCTTCGCCCGGAGTTGCGGGATCAGGGATAGAGGATGATGACTTTACGGCACCCTCAGACAAGACTGAGCTGACAGAGGATAACGGACTCTCTTCTGGCTCCACTAACTCTGGAGTTGTCGGTTGCTGACTGACACTTTCACATTCCCAAGAAGAAACCAGGCTAGGAGATtcctgggtaaataaaaaagTTGATAATACGTTttgagcccggggggggggcacttccattcaccagtggataccatgcgcgaccatggggtctcgaaaagcaccctaaacacgtaatttccatattctgaaaatgcaccccttaacaagtattggcgtgtgaaaccctacccttaacaagtattagaaacaaaacgatactcttggcatatattccctgaaatgaacccctaaacaagtacaggaatgttttattgttagtccttcggtcgtcggctttactttggtttagtacgacccaaccttctacacctcgcgcaaatcggactctaaacacgaagtgttggggcaaaaaggacatcctttataaaacattttaattttgttttatcatccccgaaaattcgaccctaaacacgtaattttcctagcgaaatagatacccttttttcattatttttgtgtttttgacacccttatcacgttacgtacgtaacgtgccctatcgtaaaaagggcatcctttttacgtgtttttttggtcgcgcatggtatccactcgtcaatgtaagtggccccggGGTTTTGAGACAGACGGACATacttttaaaattcaaactACGAAGGTCAGTAAAAACAGGGGCGGTGTTATGGGGGGTGTGGCAGGTGGACTGTCCCCTTAAGGTCGATcatagaaaaggggaaagggtggtTTGGGACGTAAATAAGGGAAGCAAGTGAGaaaattttacattaaaaaggATGTATTCGGTGCATGAAGGTACTATTGAACACTATCAAATACATTGGAACCACCCTTGTATACCTATACATTGATATATTAAGAGGGTCATCTTTCGGATTTATTGCGGGTAGGCCTACGAAATGTTCTGTAAAGCACAATAAATTATGAAGCCGTGGTTTCCAATTCATATGCGAATCATAGAATGGTTCAATGTCACCAACGTCCACGGAGGAGTGAAGTTCGGTTTTCACGGGAGACGAGATCATTTTGTTGAAGGACGCGAATGTTCTAAAATGTCAAAGACGAAATCGGCATGTTCGGAGAAGACTTTATTCTCTCGCCACATTCGAGGCACAAAACAATTCTTGTACAGTTCATGCAAAGTTTTTACGAAGGGTGGGCGAATGCCTtatgcaagggcggaaatctctcccaaaaggtaggggggacaagggtctggaaaatttgacaagcaaaaaaaaggctattacctaaaattcaaggtcatttcgataaaaatatatttgacaagcaaaaaaaaaaaaaggtcatctcgtccgaAAACGCACGTTTGATTCCCATTTTGAGCGacatatttcttagcatcaccaaagacccaaaatagtaggggggacatttgatattgtgtcccccctactgttttgagtaggggggacacgtcccccctgtgatttccgcccatggcCTTAGGTAGCCTATTCCATTGAAAACCACAGCCAGAAAACCCATGACTCGTTGCACCACGCCTTATCGGTACCCACAAAATCTCACTGTATCGTTgatattcaatgttttttttttttgcattcccttaaaaaaataatcgttTGGAAAAACCGACAGATTATCAATAGTAATTCTTCTCTCATAAATCCCATATTTTAATAAACTTACAGGTTTCTTTACAGagttttctttgtgataaatggtgaataatttgattttaggctgtacttttttttcgcttcaattaacatatgtattatgtatatataaaaatgtaagagaaaagaatgtacatcagacacttacaacaaattgaattgatttagaatttatttatgacattgtttaaattcatttttgttaagaattgtcaaatgtaaccataatatttgtaagttcaaatcaaactttgtaatgaacgttatattttactatgttcaattgtgttttatgagagaagagaataaaagattactaaaaaaaaaaaaaagacaggtATCCTCACCCCTTCACAATCGGGAAGGCCCCAACATCGGACCTGTTTTGATGACTCTCCCTCGCATTCTTTTCCCCCATTGGTAGGGATCGGATTGGTGCAACTCCTGGTCTGGTTCCTGGTGCTGTAGCCGCATGGAGAAGAACACTCAGATGAATCTGTCCACTGGCTCCATCCTCCGTGgactgataaaaaaacattaatgtcAAAACGATTGGGAATAAAAGATAGGTCAAACATGTGAGTTATGC
Protein-coding sequences here:
- the LOC121423417 gene encoding coadhesin-like, producing the protein MMAVLETTKVFLQLCFCVLLAGTSLASGEGSREWSSWSECSQTCGYGVEYRHRPCLRGDHAECDVSELGQLKRCKIRECPIDGGWSSWGRWRSCSKTCGLDGVRIRYRGCSNPKPQFGGLPCQGERREEMPCSSLQPCPIDGEWTAWTDWGPCRARVCRKLGNRVRKRSCSNPEPQHGGRSCDGSGFQTEKCKKAGCPVHGGWSQWTDSSECSSPCGYSTRNQTRSCTNPIPTNGGKECEGESSKQVRCWGLPDCEGESPSLVSSWECESVSQQPTTPELVEPEESPLSSVSSVLSEGAVKSSSSIPDPATPGEGILSSWVSAEFDNNPGELPQGGSPTPDPGNFGTLSWISNDESSFGESPNAGESPGMPGGGSPPAAATPVNSDDGGLPECVYTSDSSGLSYICT